A region from the Triticum aestivum cultivar Chinese Spring chromosome 3D, IWGSC CS RefSeq v2.1, whole genome shotgun sequence genome encodes:
- the LOC123076394 gene encoding classical arabinogalactan protein 9, whose protein sequence is MSAPPPNLPLPVTTAPLPLSTASLALPTAPLDSTAGASTGQAPPPSTAPPVTIYSPAEMTGVLNDLVTAVQGIHLYLAGPYGQPPPLKPATATRPAALPWYAATTAPIGPLHHHWPGQPSPAVAPHRPQWPAPVAALLVAHSKVHDSACEQRM, encoded by the exons ATGTCTGCACCACCACCCAACCTGCCGCTGCCCGTCACCACCGCGCCGCTACCTCTCTCCACCGCGTCGCTGGCTCTCCCCACCGCGCCGCTGGACTCCACCGCCGGCGCCTCCACCGGCCAGgcgccgccgccctccaccgcgccgcccgtCACCATCTACTCGCCGGCGGAGATGACCGGGGTCCTCaacgacctcgtcaccgccgtccaaGGCATACACCTCTACCTGGCCGGGCCCTACGGGCAGCCGCCGCCCTTGAAGCCGGCCACCGCAACCAGGCCAGCCGCCCTGCCCTGGTACGCGGCCACCACGGCGCCGATCGGGCCTCTACACCACCACTGGCCCGGTCAgccgtcgcccgccgtcgccccCCACCGGCCGCAGTGGCCGGCTCCG GTTGCTGCCTTGCTG GTTGCTCATTCTAAAGTTCATGATTCTGCATGCGAGCAAAGGATGTGA